A section of the Gemmatimonadaceae bacterium genome encodes:
- a CDS encoding helix-turn-helix domain-containing protein — MKDIREAAGLSQAALAAELTTMAETYGLDELYDDSKVSRIEAGLRGLSLEEGALVVLIDPEGRGVVWLAFGGPVAKAMRRGKAR; from the coding sequence GTGAAGGACATCCGTGAGGCCGCTGGGCTGAGCCAGGCGGCCCTCGCCGCGGAGTTGACGACGATGGCCGAGACCTATGGTCTCGACGAGCTGTACGACGACAGCAAGGTCAGTCGGATCGAGGCTGGCCTGCGTGGGCTATCGCTTGAGGAGGGCGCCTTGGTCGTGCTGATCGACCCCGAGGGCCGCGGGGTCGTGTGGCTGGCCTTTGGCGGCCCCGTCGCCAAGGCGATGCGACGGGGGAAGGCTAGATGA
- a CDS encoding HNH endonuclease signature motif containing protein, translated as MNDILARIASPSLARRFFAKTVPEPNSGCLLWTASAHVNGYGRFAISKRIQERAHRVAWLIRHGEIPNGLCVLHRCDVPACVNVDHLFLGTLADNNADMMAKGRNRNVLAERARRTPVCSCGTPFTLARRTRDGIVRPAGKRVCKSCQQRENAERYRLNRIAILAKKAEQRRARGIAPRQKAVA; from the coding sequence ATGAACGACATTCTCGCGCGCATTGCTTCGCCGTCTCTGGCTCGGCGCTTCTTCGCCAAGACGGTGCCCGAGCCTAACTCCGGCTGTCTGCTGTGGACTGCATCTGCTCACGTGAACGGGTACGGACGTTTTGCGATTTCGAAGCGGATTCAAGAACGCGCCCACCGCGTTGCTTGGTTGATCCGGCACGGCGAAATACCCAACGGACTCTGCGTCCTTCATCGGTGCGACGTTCCCGCGTGCGTAAACGTGGACCATCTGTTTCTCGGTACGCTCGCTGACAATAACGCCGACATGATGGCGAAGGGCCGGAACCGCAATGTGCTAGCCGAGCGAGCGCGACGCACGCCCGTCTGTTCATGCGGCACGCCCTTCACGCTGGCGCGCCGAACGCGCGATGGAATTGTGCGTCCCGCTGGTAAGCGAGTCTGCAAGTCGTGTCAGCAGCGAGAAAACGCCGAAAGGTATCGGCTCAATCGAATTGCGATTCTCGCGAAGAAGGCCGAGCAGCGACGGGCGCGGGGGATTGCGCCACGACAAAAGGCGGTCGCATGA